From the Deinococcus radiophilus genome, one window contains:
- a CDS encoding SDR family oxidoreductase: MANLSSSTIMLTGAGSALATAVAQELEDAGAQLVLVGRGEALAKAADRFPATEIFDLDLSDPASVEQLRTVDVDALVHTEGVFSPQSALDATSADYDRLFASNMQSLFHAIQGALPHMLEQEDGVIVALSAPRESRGEGAALYQASRAAMTSYVHSLHSELRSRGILGCVIHPMGPIDTLELREAGYEWEELIDPRGLAKTVAHALTRPARAHITELKVYPQK; the protein is encoded by the coding sequence ATGGCCAATCTGAGTTCTTCAACCATCATGCTCACCGGGGCGGGCAGTGCGCTTGCGACCGCTGTCGCTCAGGAACTGGAAGATGCCGGCGCCCAGCTGGTCTTGGTCGGACGCGGCGAGGCCCTGGCCAAAGCTGCCGACCGCTTTCCGGCCACTGAGATCTTCGATCTGGACCTGAGTGACCCGGCCAGCGTAGAGCAGTTACGCACGGTAGATGTAGACGCGCTGGTCCACACCGAGGGCGTATTTAGTCCCCAGTCGGCCTTGGACGCCACCAGCGCCGACTATGACCGTCTGTTCGCCTCCAATATGCAGAGCCTGTTTCACGCGATTCAGGGGGCTTTGCCGCACATGCTGGAGCAAGAAGACGGCGTGATCGTGGCCCTGAGCGCCCCCCGCGAGTCACGCGGCGAGGGCGCAGCGCTGTATCAGGCCAGCCGCGCCGCCATGACCAGCTATGTTCACAGCCTGCACAGCGAACTGAGGAGCCGGGGTATTTTGGGCTGTGTCATCCATCCGATGGGACCCATCGACACGCTGGAACTGCGCGAAGCTGGCTATGAGTGGGAAGAACTGATTGACCCACGCGGTCTGGCCAAGACGGTGGCCCACGCGCTCACCCGCCCCGCCCGCGCCCACATCACCGAACTGAAGGTGTATCCGCAGAAGTAG
- the rimO gene encoding 30S ribosomal protein S12 methylthiotransferase RimO — protein sequence MTQTPSITPTAAPPRVGFISLGCPKALVDSERILTQLRAEGYEVAASYEDAQAVIVNTCGFITPAIEESLSAIGEALDATGKVIVTGCLGERPEKIMERHPKVSAITGSEAVDDVMGHVRQLLPVDQDAFTGLLPVAAPGMRPELPAREQTRHGDVFAPSVRLTPRHYAYVKVAEGCNHTCAFCIIPKLRGLQVSRDAGPVLYEAFRLVAGGTKELVVIAQDTSAYGVDIRYRESEFQGGQVRAHLTDLAEKLGELGAWVRMHYVYPYPHVDRIVELMAQGKILPYLDVPLQHASPKILKAMRRPGAGRQLDTIRRWRDICPELTIRSTFIVGFPGETEEDFEELLDFLEAAQLDRVGAFTYSEVPEADANALADPVPEAVKEERLARFMEVAQRISAGRLAQKVGRVMDVIVDEFNDDEGDQPGTRLIGRTKGDAPGIDGQVYLYAAAFAGQIKIGDIVQARIEDSDEYDLFGEVVARPEWRPNVPMLGHFKH from the coding sequence ATGACCCAGACCCCCTCCATCACGCCGACTGCTGCGCCGCCCCGTGTGGGCTTTATCAGCCTGGGCTGTCCCAAAGCCCTGGTGGACAGCGAACGCATCCTGACCCAGCTCCGTGCCGAAGGCTACGAGGTGGCCGCCAGTTACGAGGATGCCCAGGCCGTGATCGTGAACACCTGCGGTTTCATCACGCCGGCCATTGAGGAGTCGCTGAGTGCCATTGGGGAGGCGCTGGACGCCACCGGCAAGGTGATCGTGACCGGCTGCCTGGGCGAGCGCCCGGAGAAGATCATGGAGCGTCACCCCAAGGTGTCGGCCATTACCGGCAGTGAGGCGGTGGATGATGTGATGGGCCATGTGCGCCAATTGCTGCCGGTGGATCAGGATGCCTTTACCGGCCTGCTGCCCGTGGCGGCGCCGGGGATGCGACCTGAGCTGCCCGCGCGTGAGCAGACCCGCCATGGCGATGTCTTCGCGCCCAGCGTGCGCCTGACCCCACGGCACTACGCCTACGTGAAGGTGGCCGAGGGCTGCAACCATACCTGTGCCTTTTGCATTATTCCCAAACTGCGTGGCCTGCAAGTCTCGCGCGACGCCGGCCCTGTGCTGTACGAGGCCTTCCGGCTGGTGGCGGGCGGCACCAAGGAGCTGGTGGTCATCGCGCAGGACACCAGCGCCTACGGGGTAGACATCCGCTACCGCGAGTCCGAGTTCCAGGGAGGGCAGGTGCGCGCTCACCTGACCGACCTGGCCGAGAAACTGGGTGAGCTGGGCGCCTGGGTGCGGATGCACTACGTCTACCCCTACCCACATGTAGACCGTATCGTAGAGCTGATGGCGCAGGGCAAGATCCTGCCGTATCTGGACGTGCCCTTGCAGCACGCCAGTCCCAAAATCCTGAAAGCCATGCGCCGTCCTGGTGCCGGTAGGCAGCTGGACACCATTCGCCGCTGGCGCGACATCTGCCCCGAGCTGACCATCCGTTCCACCTTTATCGTCGGATTTCCCGGCGAAACCGAAGAGGATTTCGAGGAGCTGCTGGACTTCCTCGAAGCGGCGCAACTGGACCGGGTAGGGGCCTTTACCTATTCCGAGGTGCCCGAAGCCGATGCCAACGCCCTGGCTGACCCTGTACCCGAAGCGGTCAAGGAAGAACGCCTGGCCCGCTTTATGGAAGTCGCGCAGCGCATCAGCGCGGGGCGGCTGGCGCAGAAGGTAGGCCGCGTGATGGACGTGATCGTGGATGAGTTCAACGACGACGAGGGCGACCAGCCCGGCACCCGTCTGATTGGGCGGACGAAGGGTGACGCCCCCGGTATTGACGGCCAGGTCTACCTCTATGCCGCCGCCTTTGCTGGTCAGATCAAGATCGGGGACATCGTACAGGCCCGCATTGAGGACAGCGACGAATACGATCTGTTCGGCGAGGTGGTGGCCCGGCCTGAGTGGCGGCCCAACGTGCCGATGCTGGGGCACTTCAAGCACTGA
- a CDS encoding GGDEF domain-containing protein has translation MSAKFPRTDGAVPGQSAQLADGVSGLFFRVGAPLFLGVLLASLGSLLGLRVADITLLLAVLAVGVLDWQLRGAARFRLRLVLALLTVLGLFGLSMSGPPPDTGVILLSIILMTPLSALLWTTYFSRYPAYRALLVGGLISGAGMVLFHFMRASFLQADPELTSVHPLVLAAALVFFSLLATVFGLGVAQGERAARQDALTGLLNRRAFNEEQRHWEGGGWLAVLDIDYFKRINDRYGHEAGDRVLRSVADVLMDTVPLGSAVYRWGGEEFVVRLPPMPLAEAQIILQEARGEVAQRTFAAGEHITLSAGLSPLGGEPARAFADADSALLIAKSIGRDRVMVAD, from the coding sequence ATGTCTGCGAAGTTCCCCCGGACAGACGGAGCCGTTCCCGGTCAGTCCGCACAACTGGCTGATGGGGTGTCAGGCCTCTTTTTCCGGGTGGGTGCCCCGCTTTTTCTGGGGGTATTGCTCGCGTCACTGGGAAGCTTGCTGGGCCTGCGTGTTGCGGATATCACGCTGCTGCTGGCGGTTCTGGCGGTTGGTGTGCTGGATTGGCAACTGCGAGGTGCGGCGCGCTTCCGCCTGCGCCTGGTGCTGGCCCTGCTCACGGTACTGGGACTCTTCGGCCTGTCCATGTCAGGGCCGCCGCCCGATACCGGGGTCATACTCCTGAGCATTATCTTGATGACGCCGCTTAGCGCCTTGTTGTGGACCACCTACTTTTCACGTTATCCGGCCTACCGGGCACTCCTGGTCGGTGGCCTGATCTCAGGCGCAGGGATGGTGCTGTTCCATTTTATGCGGGCCTCATTCCTTCAGGCAGATCCGGAACTCACCTCGGTGCATCCGTTGGTGCTGGCCGCTGCGTTGGTGTTCTTCAGCTTGCTGGCGACCGTGTTCGGCCTGGGGGTAGCTCAGGGGGAGCGCGCCGCCCGGCAGGATGCCCTGACAGGACTCCTGAACCGCCGTGCTTTCAACGAAGAGCAGCGCCACTGGGAGGGCGGCGGCTGGCTGGCCGTGCTGGACATTGACTACTTCAAGCGCATTAATGACCGCTATGGCCACGAGGCTGGTGACCGGGTGCTGCGCTCCGTGGCGGATGTCTTGATGGACACGGTGCCGCTGGGCAGCGCTGTATATCGCTGGGGCGGTGAAGAATTCGTGGTGCGGTTGCCGCCGATGCCGCTGGCCGAGGCCCAGATCATTCTGCAAGAGGCGCGGGGCGAGGTGGCCCAGCGGACCTTTGCCGCAGGCGAGCACATTACTCTCTCGGCGGGGCTGAGCCCACTTGGGGGTGAACCAGCCCGCGCTTTTGCTGACGCGGACAGCGCTCTTCTCATCGCCAAGAGTATTGGCCGTGACCGTGTGATGGTGGCGGACTAG
- the panB gene encoding 3-methyl-2-oxobutanoate hydroxymethyltransferase — protein sequence MTDVPKKLSLPQLMHPERPLVMVTAYDHAQARHAQGAGVDLILVGDSLGNVVLGYESTAQVTLGDMLHHARAVRRGAPQTFMVVDLPFGTYQLGAEEALRAAVGLVQEAGADAVKLEGASANELDVVRRLVAAGIPVMGHVGLLPQTATAQGGLRVQGKDEGSARLALDGALALEQAGAFSVVLEAIPAALAALITGRIQIPTIGIGAGPECDGQVLVYHDVLGVNEGPVMKMVRRYAEVGRQSREGLSAFAAEVRAREFPGPANSFSVDDEVLQKLY from the coding sequence ATGACCGATGTTCCCAAAAAGCTGAGCCTGCCGCAGCTGATGCACCCGGAGCGCCCGCTGGTGATGGTGACGGCCTACGACCATGCTCAGGCGCGCCACGCCCAGGGTGCGGGCGTGGACCTGATTCTGGTGGGCGACAGCCTGGGCAACGTGGTGCTGGGCTACGAATCCACCGCGCAGGTCACGCTGGGCGACATGCTGCACCATGCCCGCGCTGTGCGCCGGGGTGCGCCGCAAACCTTCATGGTGGTGGATTTGCCGTTCGGGACCTATCAGCTGGGGGCTGAAGAGGCGCTGCGGGCCGCCGTGGGGCTGGTGCAGGAAGCCGGGGCTGATGCGGTCAAACTGGAAGGCGCCTCAGCCAACGAACTGGACGTGGTGCGCCGCTTGGTCGCCGCCGGAATTCCGGTGATGGGGCATGTGGGCCTACTGCCCCAGACGGCTACGGCGCAGGGGGGGCTGCGGGTCCAGGGCAAGGACGAAGGCTCGGCGCGGCTGGCGCTGGACGGCGCATTGGCGCTGGAACAGGCCGGAGCCTTCAGTGTGGTCCTAGAAGCCATTCCCGCTGCCCTGGCTGCCCTGATCACTGGGCGGATTCAGATTCCTACCATCGGCATTGGGGCGGGGCCGGAGTGTGACGGCCAGGTGCTGGTCTACCACGACGTGCTGGGCGTGAATGAGGGGCCAGTGATGAAGATGGTGCGCCGCTACGCTGAGGTAGGGCGGCAGTCGCGTGAGGGGCTGAGTGCTTTCGCCGCTGAGGTCCGCGCCCGCGAGTTCCCTGGCCCAGCCAATAGCTTTTCAGTGGACGATGAGGTGCTCCAAAAGCTCTACTAG
- a CDS encoding RrF2 family transcriptional regulator, whose translation MWVSTKAQYGLRALIEIGRGGGTPGSEGRAVPLKDVAERQDLSQHYLEQIASNLRRAGFIKSVRGAHGGYRLARPADQISAYDVVTALEGSIAPVECVEENHVCDGKNVCGTLDLWQRVDQALRDVLGGTTLADLIDDSYRQEHSRLLQLGPLDLAPGSESGSWR comes from the coding sequence ATGTGGGTTTCTACCAAGGCTCAGTACGGTCTGCGCGCCCTGATCGAGATCGGGCGCGGGGGCGGAACTCCTGGCAGTGAAGGACGCGCCGTGCCGCTTAAGGACGTGGCCGAGCGCCAGGACCTCTCGCAGCACTATCTGGAGCAGATCGCCAGCAACCTGCGCCGCGCCGGATTCATCAAGAGCGTGCGCGGTGCTCACGGCGGGTACCGCCTGGCCCGCCCCGCTGACCAGATCAGCGCCTACGACGTGGTCACCGCTTTGGAAGGCAGTATCGCGCCCGTAGAGTGTGTGGAAGAAAACCATGTCTGCGACGGCAAGAATGTTTGCGGCACGCTGGACCTGTGGCAGCGGGTGGATCAGGCCCTACGTGATGTGCTGGGTGGCACGACCCTGGCTGACCTGATTGACGACAGCTACCGCCAGGAGCATTCGCGCTTGCTTCAGTTGGGCCCACTAGACCTGGCGCCAGGCAGCGAATCCGGCTCCTGGCGGTAG
- a CDS encoding long-chain fatty acid--CoA ligase, which produces MTANPSHRTHLPATSIQGTMMDVQLTIPAILERVSRYFPGQDVVSLLPAGRDEQGQPIPHKHRTTYGEVADRARRLAGGLTALGLGRGDRVATLAPNSFRHLEAYLGIPSGGFVLHTVNIRLHPQQIAWILNDAGSRAVMIENVFAAMIPALLQHCPAVELVLVLGPTPERVPHPKVKDYDTWVMAQEPLAAYPDLDEREAAGMCYTSGTTGQPKAVVYTHRSTVLHSFAIAAKDGLNMSERDRILPVVPMFHVNAWGIPYAAALFGSAQVYAGIFNDGRSLAGLMESEKVTATAGVPTIWMGLLAELDRAKAAGQPYDLSAKERVIVGGSAAPESMIRAYQERHGLNVVHAWGMTETHPLGTSSNMPPGLDPQSEEGYALRAKQGRPVAFVELKLISENGEPVPHDGQSMGRLLVQGPWVACGYYGGAGQGAFLEIDGQEWFDTGDISTIDEKGYMQIQDRARDLVKSGGEWISSVELENALMGHPAVAMAAIIARHDDKWDERPLALVQLRPDQQVSHDDLIAHISGSFPKWWLPDETVFVDELPLGATGKVLKRELRGQYGGFGDTA; this is translated from the coding sequence ATGACCGCTAATCCATCCCACCGGACCCATCTTCCGGCCACCAGTATCCAGGGCACCATGATGGACGTCCAACTCACCATTCCGGCCATTTTGGAGCGGGTCAGCCGCTATTTTCCGGGGCAGGATGTGGTCAGCCTGCTCCCGGCTGGGCGTGACGAACAAGGTCAGCCCATCCCACACAAGCACCGCACCACCTACGGCGAGGTGGCAGACCGGGCGCGCCGGCTGGCCGGGGGACTGACGGCGCTGGGCCTCGGACGCGGGGACCGGGTGGCGACCCTGGCCCCCAACTCCTTCCGTCACCTGGAGGCGTATCTGGGGATTCCCAGCGGCGGATTCGTGTTGCACACGGTCAATATCCGGCTGCACCCTCAGCAGATTGCCTGGATTCTGAACGACGCGGGCAGCCGCGCAGTGATGATCGAGAATGTCTTTGCGGCGATGATTCCCGCGCTGCTGCAGCACTGCCCCGCTGTCGAGCTGGTGCTGGTGCTGGGGCCGACGCCCGAGCGGGTCCCACATCCCAAGGTCAAGGACTACGACACCTGGGTCATGGCGCAAGAACCCCTGGCCGCTTACCCCGACCTGGACGAACGTGAAGCTGCCGGGATGTGCTACACCTCCGGCACCACCGGGCAGCCCAAGGCGGTGGTGTATACCCACCGCTCTACGGTGCTGCATTCCTTCGCCATTGCAGCCAAGGACGGGTTGAACATGTCCGAGCGCGACCGCATCCTGCCCGTCGTGCCCATGTTTCATGTCAATGCCTGGGGCATTCCCTACGCGGCGGCCCTATTCGGCTCGGCGCAGGTGTATGCCGGCATCTTCAATGACGGGCGAAGCCTGGCCGGGCTGATGGAATCTGAAAAGGTGACAGCGACTGCGGGCGTGCCGACCATCTGGATGGGTCTGCTGGCCGAGCTGGACCGTGCCAAGGCAGCGGGGCAGCCCTACGACCTGAGCGCCAAGGAGCGCGTGATCGTGGGGGGCAGCGCTGCGCCCGAAAGCATGATCCGTGCCTATCAGGAGCGCCACGGTCTGAACGTGGTCCATGCCTGGGGCATGACCGAAACTCACCCGCTGGGCACGTCCAGCAACATGCCGCCGGGTCTGGATCCCCAGAGCGAGGAGGGCTACGCGCTGCGGGCCAAGCAGGGCCGCCCAGTCGCATTCGTGGAACTGAAGCTGATTTCCGAAAACGGCGAGCCGGTTCCGCACGACGGCCAGAGCATGGGCCGACTGCTGGTTCAGGGGCCCTGGGTGGCCTGCGGCTACTACGGCGGGGCCGGGCAGGGAGCCTTCCTAGAGATTGACGGCCAGGAGTGGTTCGATACCGGCGACATTTCCACCATTGACGAAAAAGGCTACATGCAGATTCAGGACCGCGCCAGGGACCTCGTCAAGTCGGGCGGCGAATGGATCTCGTCGGTAGAGCTGGAAAATGCGCTGATGGGCCACCCGGCAGTGGCTATGGCGGCCATCATTGCCCGCCACGACGACAAGTGGGACGAGCGCCCACTGGCCCTGGTGCAGTTGCGGCCCGATCAGCAGGTGAGTCACGACGATCTGATTGCCCACATCAGCGGCAGTTTCCCGAAATGGTGGCTGCCTGACGAAACGGTCTTTGTGGATGAACTGCCGCTGGGCGCGACTGGCAAAGTGCTCAAGCGTGAGCTGCGCGGCCAGTATGGTGGCTTTGGCGATACGGCCTGA
- a CDS encoding RuvX/YqgF family protein encodes MTPDSIPTALALDVSKHRIGFAVTQGRLVFGRGSVDRKRLPLDLKSVRLRAEESGAKVLVLGLPLRTDGAHSPAADRVRAFGRILEDKGYQVEYQDERYSTARARALGAEDLDEAAAVQILELWLERALRQAADGPAAS; translated from the coding sequence ATGACCCCGGATTCCATTCCTACGGCCCTGGCGCTGGATGTCAGCAAACATCGCATCGGCTTTGCCGTGACCCAGGGACGGCTGGTGTTCGGGCGTGGCAGCGTGGACCGCAAGCGGCTGCCGCTGGACCTGAAATCCGTGCGCCTGCGGGCCGAGGAGAGCGGAGCGAAGGTGTTGGTGCTGGGGCTACCGCTCCGGACCGATGGGGCGCACAGCCCAGCCGCCGACCGCGTGCGCGCCTTCGGACGGATTCTGGAGGACAAGGGCTATCAGGTGGAATATCAGGACGAGCGCTACAGTACTGCCCGCGCCCGCGCCCTGGGGGCCGAGGATCTGGATGAGGCTGCCGCCGTGCAAATCTTGGAACTGTGGCTTGAAAGGGCGCTTCGGCAGGCCGCCGATGGACCTGCAGCAAGCTGA
- a CDS encoding Jag family protein, producing MQDPKNLGDYLAGLGISDADDDTSAPNPLSPASRPSTSVLLPGAAPTTAAAPFVGEQLESYGDQPDPKTALEQFLWGVARRFDPGLSVRVTQDGDYLEGEITGENVGRLIGREGHVIEALDTLAYAAVAKYMPEGQHLRVRVDVGGYRGRHFQMLRQLADRVAESVASSGEPHNFQPMNPADRRIIHMALKDNPHVVTQSVGEGHSRRLVVKPAPAR from the coding sequence ATGCAAGACCCCAAGAACCTCGGCGACTATCTGGCGGGGTTGGGTATCAGTGACGCTGACGACGACACCTCCGCTCCCAACCCCCTGAGTCCTGCCTCCCGCCCCTCTACGTCTGTTCTGCTGCCGGGTGCTGCACCCACCACAGCTGCGGCCCCTTTCGTGGGGGAGCAACTGGAATCCTACGGTGACCAGCCTGATCCCAAAACTGCCCTAGAGCAGTTCCTGTGGGGCGTGGCCCGGCGCTTTGACCCTGGTCTGTCGGTGCGGGTCACGCAAGACGGCGACTACCTGGAGGGCGAGATCACCGGTGAGAATGTGGGCCGCCTGATCGGGCGCGAGGGTCATGTGATCGAGGCGCTGGATACCCTGGCCTACGCTGCTGTGGCCAAGTACATGCCTGAAGGCCAACATCTGCGCGTGCGGGTGGATGTTGGCGGTTACCGGGGGCGGCACTTTCAGATGCTGCGCCAGCTGGCCGACCGTGTGGCCGAGTCGGTGGCCAGCAGCGGCGAGCCGCATAATTTTCAGCCGATGAACCCGGCCGACCGCCGGATCATCCACATGGCCCTCAAGGACAACCCGCATGTGGTCACGCAGTCGGTAGGCGAGGGCCACTCACGGCGCCTGGTGGTCAAGCCTGCGCCCGCCCGCTGA
- a CDS encoding enoyl-CoA hydratase-related protein — MTALVLTRDQAGVRTLSLNSPDRLNALTAALATQLLTALQAAAQDPGVRVVVLTGEGRGFCAGQDLSEVAGPLMSGQPLDLEAHLNDHYRPVILAIREMNKPVIAAVNGVAAGAGASLALACDLRVSSESAQWVQIFSNIALIPDAGSTWFLPHLVGFGRAFELMALAEKVSAGQAHALGLCQQVYPDETFTEQTQAYAAALAARPAQALALTKQALNAAMSSRLEDALDLEAKLQQQAASSQDFREGVQAFMEKRVARWAGAPQES, encoded by the coding sequence ATGACTGCTCTGGTGCTGACCCGTGACCAGGCGGGGGTGCGGACCCTCAGCCTGAATAGTCCTGACCGACTGAATGCCCTGACTGCCGCTCTGGCAACCCAGTTGCTGACGGCCTTGCAAGCAGCGGCACAGGACCCTGGCGTGCGTGTAGTCGTGCTGACTGGTGAGGGCCGAGGTTTTTGCGCTGGACAGGATCTGAGCGAAGTCGCCGGACCGCTGATGTCCGGCCAGCCGCTTGACCTGGAGGCGCACCTGAATGACCACTACCGCCCAGTGATTCTGGCGATCCGTGAGATGAACAAACCCGTGATTGCTGCGGTCAACGGAGTGGCGGCCGGGGCCGGAGCCAGTTTGGCGCTGGCCTGTGACCTGCGGGTCAGCAGCGAATCCGCGCAGTGGGTACAGATTTTCTCCAACATCGCCCTGATTCCGGATGCAGGCAGCACCTGGTTTCTGCCCCACCTGGTGGGCTTTGGGCGGGCCTTCGAGTTGATGGCCCTGGCTGAGAAAGTCAGCGCTGGGCAGGCACATGCCCTGGGCCTCTGTCAGCAGGTGTACCCGGACGAGACGTTCACGGAGCAGACCCAGGCCTACGCCGCTGCACTGGCGGCGCGGCCCGCGCAGGCCCTGGCCCTGACCAAGCAGGCGCTGAACGCGGCCATGTCCAGCAGATTGGAGGACGCGCTGGATCTGGAAGCCAAATTGCAGCAGCAGGCAGCCAGCAGCCAGGATTTCCGTGAAGGAGTACAGGCCTTTATGGAAAAGCGTGTGGCTCGCTGGGCAGGCGCACCACAGGAGAGCTGA
- the tsaE gene encoding tRNA (adenosine(37)-N6)-threonylcarbamoyltransferase complex ATPase subunit type 1 TsaE, with translation MQPESAESQALLVPGQSLLLRGLDEQQRFGASLLDTLSPGTVLFLEGELGAGKTSLTQGVARRLGFAGTVSSPTYALMQPYPTPGGQLLHVDAYRVSHPGELYDMGLEDLIAESRLSVIEWGQALYNDYPAAVLLRLEHVLEDENVRRVTRVR, from the coding sequence ATGCAGCCAGAGTCAGCAGAAAGCCAGGCCTTGCTCGTACCAGGTCAGAGCCTGTTGCTGCGCGGTCTGGACGAGCAGCAACGCTTTGGGGCGTCATTGCTGGACACCTTGTCGCCGGGCACGGTGCTGTTTTTGGAAGGTGAGCTGGGGGCAGGCAAGACCAGTCTGACCCAGGGTGTAGCCCGGCGGCTGGGCTTCGCGGGAACCGTCAGTAGTCCCACCTATGCGCTGATGCAGCCGTACCCTACACCGGGCGGCCAACTGCTGCATGTAGATGCCTACCGCGTGTCTCACCCCGGCGAGCTCTACGACATGGGTCTGGAAGACCTGATTGCGGAAAGTCGCCTGAGTGTCATCGAATGGGGCCAGGCGCTCTACAACGACTATCCAGCGGCTGTACTGCTCCGGCTAGAGCATGTCCTGGAAGATGAAAATGTGCGCCGGGTGACGCGGGTAAGGTAG
- a CDS encoding HAD family hydrolase, with translation MTPHIKALLFDFDGTILDTETTEFRHWQNYYGGHGLELSLPDWQQGIGTAGGFDPWAALPEGVQAERERIGAELHSRMMDELRRQDLRPGVLDVLDQAQTAGLRLALVTSSRLSWVEDWLAHHALLGRFETLCTGDDVRRVKPDPELYALAVRRLGLAPQECLAIEDSLNGATAAVAAGVRAVVVPNEVTASQPFPPVWPRLEGFDGGLVGLLAAAEGHRD, from the coding sequence ATGACCCCCCATATCAAGGCGCTGCTGTTCGACTTTGACGGAACCATACTGGATACCGAGACCACCGAATTTCGGCACTGGCAAAACTATTACGGTGGGCACGGGTTGGAGTTGTCCTTGCCTGACTGGCAGCAGGGCATCGGGACAGCTGGGGGATTCGACCCCTGGGCTGCGCTCCCGGAAGGTGTCCAGGCCGAGCGTGAACGCATCGGAGCCGAGCTGCACAGCCGCATGATGGATGAACTGCGCCGTCAGGACTTGCGGCCTGGTGTCCTGGACGTGCTGGATCAGGCGCAGACTGCGGGGCTACGGCTGGCGCTGGTGACCAGTTCGCGCCTCAGCTGGGTCGAGGACTGGTTGGCACACCATGCCCTGTTAGGCCGCTTCGAGACGCTGTGTACGGGCGACGACGTGCGCCGGGTCAAGCCTGACCCGGAATTGTATGCGCTGGCCGTGCGCCGCTTGGGTCTGGCCCCGCAGGAATGCCTGGCCATTGAAGACAGCCTGAATGGAGCTACGGCCGCTGTCGCTGCCGGAGTGCGGGCCGTAGTGGTGCCCAACGAGGTGACGGCTTCGCAGCCCTTCCCACCGGTATGGCCCAGGCTGGAAGGTTTTGATGGGGGCTTGGTGGGCTTGCTGGCGGCAGCTGAAGGACATCGGGACTGA